In Bradyrhizobium lablabi, one DNA window encodes the following:
- the fliM gene encoding flagellar motor switch protein FliM, producing the protein MAGNPLDDQDAIAAQWEASLDSEDPAEAAAAAAANELSGTMALQWAAMVEDGSRDFGGGKNGGERVLSQEEIDNLLGFNVGEVSLDDHSGIRAIIDSAMVSYERLPMLEIVFDRLVRLMTTSLRNFTSDNVEVSLDRITSVRFGDYMNSIPLPAVLCVFKAEEWENFGLATVDSSLIYSMIDVLLGGRRGQTSLRIEGRPYTTIETNLVKRLVEVVMADAEQAFRPLSPVTFSIDRLETNPRFAAISRPANAAILVRLHIDMEDRGGNIELLLPYATIEPIRPVLLQMFMGEKFGRDPIWEGHFATEVAQAQISVDAVLYEAEIPLKELMKLKVGDTLPLEMRADALVAVRCGSVVLTEGRMGRVGDRVAIRVTKQLRKPNTTFAMFEKADEQNKALEAQ; encoded by the coding sequence ATGGCGGGCAACCCTTTAGACGATCAGGATGCAATCGCAGCCCAATGGGAAGCCTCGCTTGATTCCGAGGACCCGGCGGAGGCAGCGGCCGCGGCTGCCGCCAATGAACTCTCCGGCACCATGGCGCTGCAATGGGCCGCCATGGTCGAGGACGGCAGCCGCGATTTCGGCGGCGGCAAGAACGGCGGCGAGCGGGTTTTATCGCAGGAAGAAATCGACAATCTGCTCGGCTTCAACGTCGGCGAGGTCAGTCTCGACGACCATTCCGGCATTCGCGCCATCATCGATTCGGCGATGGTGTCCTACGAGCGTCTGCCGATGCTCGAAATCGTGTTCGACCGCCTGGTGCGGCTGATGACGACGAGCTTGCGCAACTTCACGAGCGACAACGTCGAAGTCTCGCTCGACCGCATCACCTCGGTGCGGTTCGGCGACTACATGAATTCGATCCCGCTACCGGCTGTGCTCTGTGTGTTCAAGGCCGAGGAGTGGGAGAATTTTGGCCTCGCAACGGTGGATTCGAGCCTGATCTATTCGATGATCGACGTTTTGCTGGGTGGCCGCCGCGGCCAGACCTCGCTGCGCATCGAAGGCCGCCCCTACACCACGATCGAAACCAATCTCGTAAAACGGCTGGTCGAAGTGGTGATGGCCGATGCCGAGCAGGCGTTCCGGCCGCTGTCGCCGGTAACGTTCTCGATCGACCGGCTGGAGACCAATCCGCGTTTTGCCGCCATCAGCCGGCCCGCCAACGCCGCCATCCTGGTGCGGCTGCATATCGACATGGAAGATCGCGGCGGCAATATCGAATTGCTGCTGCCCTACGCGACCATCGAACCGATCCGTCCCGTGCTGCTGCAGATGTTCATGGGCGAAAAATTCGGCCGTGATCCGATCTGGGAAGGCCATTTTGCCACTGAAGTAGCGCAAGCGCAGATCTCCGTCGATGCCGTGCTCTATGAGGCCGAGATTCCGCTCAAGGAATTGATGAAGCTGAAGGTCGGCGACACCTTGCCGCTGGAGATGCGCGCCGACGCGCTGGTCGCGGTGCGCTGCGGCAGCGTCGTGCTGACCGAGGGACGGATGGGACGCGTGGGCGACCGCGTTGCCATTCGCGTGACAAAACAGCTGCGCAAACCCAATACCACCTTCGCGATGTTCGAGAAGGCCGATGAGCAAAACAAGGCGCTGGAGGCCCAATGA
- a CDS encoding DUF6468 domain-containing protein yields the protein MSHLLGIAIESLVTVLLLLTIGYCMLLNKRLKRLKADEHSLKATIGELITATEIAERAIGGLKHTVRDVNENLGNQLTAAAQMSQQLRKQLGESDQVFRRLSRIVTAARPTSEAEPEPEVAAPKISSAQAVAAAAQAFSDRRRSNGLAA from the coding sequence ATGAGTCATCTACTCGGAATAGCAATCGAGAGCCTCGTGACGGTGTTGCTGTTGCTCACGATCGGCTATTGCATGCTCTTGAACAAAAGGCTGAAGCGGCTGAAGGCGGATGAACATTCGCTGAAGGCGACGATCGGGGAATTGATCACGGCAACCGAGATCGCCGAGCGCGCCATCGGCGGCCTCAAGCACACCGTGCGCGACGTCAACGAGAATCTCGGCAACCAGCTGACCGCGGCGGCGCAGATGTCGCAGCAGTTGCGTAAACAACTGGGCGAAAGCGACCAGGTGTTCCGCCGCTTGTCCCGGATCGTGACCGCCGCGCGGCCTACTTCCGAAGCCGAGCCGGAGCCGGAGGTTGCCGCACCAAAAATATCGTCGGCCCAGGCGGTCGCAGCAGCAGCGCAGGCATTTTCCGACCGCAGAAGGTCTAATGGCCTCGCCGCATGA
- a CDS encoding MotE family protein yields MKSFRDIRVLPVVLVAIFGLVVLKIAGLVLDGGYVFDYQPDSSKPSWAQETLNFPTGRSDPADITGSVEKPKEEAPKPAAPEAAKPDGTVVDQNPQQVSPSERAILERLQARRQELEARAREIDIRESLLKAAEKRIESKVEELKATEARISTAKEQKNEADAARFKGIITMYEAMKPKDAARVFDRLEMSVLFEIASQIAPRKMSDILGLMSPEAAERLTTEMARRAGSDKSASANDLPKIEGKVLPQKPN; encoded by the coding sequence ATGAAGTCCTTCCGTGACATTCGCGTCCTTCCGGTTGTGCTGGTTGCGATCTTCGGCCTGGTGGTGCTGAAGATCGCAGGCCTCGTGCTCGATGGCGGCTATGTCTTCGACTATCAGCCCGACAGCAGCAAGCCGTCCTGGGCGCAGGAAACCTTGAACTTTCCGACCGGCCGAAGCGATCCCGCCGACATCACCGGCTCGGTCGAGAAGCCCAAGGAGGAGGCGCCCAAGCCGGCCGCCCCCGAAGCGGCAAAACCCGACGGCACCGTGGTGGACCAGAACCCGCAGCAGGTGTCGCCGTCCGAACGGGCGATCCTGGAGCGGCTCCAGGCCCGGCGGCAGGAACTGGAGGCGCGGGCGCGCGAGATCGACATTCGCGAGAGCCTGCTCAAGGCCGCGGAAAAGCGCATCGAATCGAAGGTCGAGGAATTAAAGGCCACCGAGGCGCGGATATCGACGGCGAAGGAGCAGAAGAACGAAGCCGATGCCGCGCGCTTCAAGGGCATCATCACGATGTATGAAGCCATGAAGCCGAAGGACGCCGCCAGGGTATTCGACCGCCTCGAAATGTCGGTCTTGTTCGAGATCGCCTCGCAGATCGCGCCGCGAAAGATGTCGGACATCCTCGGGCTGATGTCGCCGGAAGCGGCCGAGCGGCTGACCACGGAAATGGCGCGCCGCGCAGGCTCCGACAAATCCGCTTCCGCGAACGATCTGCCCAAAATCGAGGGCAAGGTACTACCGCAAAAGCCCAATTGA
- a CDS encoding tetratricopeptide repeat protein — protein MAPRAAAGFGSLGRAFARAARHCLGGPVSLAAGLILIGLLVPGACRAEPVRGEASLSAGGGFARLVFRLAEDVESEVTTAGSILIVRFKHPVDVPVDKLSDAVPDYINSVRRDPDGSAIRLSLARRVTINTMTAGERVFVDLLPDSWTGPPPGLPIEVVRELAERARVAERALRVQRAAAEAKKKAPVRVRALVQPTFVRFVFEMPDGVGVSSVLNDQKLTLFFSAALAFDLADAKEAAPANVASITQKIDVETSSVEISLIGDVDVHSFREEKNYIVDVAFQQAEKPSALAPAADASHGSPPAAAAPAAPMAAAPAASEKAADAAQPPRPASEIAQPTSEAIAKQANIEIKPERAANMPPAAEMPIVPPPSDPPPAKEMAAKDTTVKETAAKEAAAKETPAKETPVAKETPAKESPPVAAAPPKATPAGSETPPATKSGGGASVHARRDSDGLRLMFSFAAATPAALFRRADTVWLVFDSTKPLDIEPIRSNGGSIVADVSLLPLERGQAIRIRLNRPQMPSLTGDDQAGGATDWTVTFADTMQTPTQPLVAVRNIADPAHASVIVPMAKAGLLHRLVDPDAGDTILVVTAPPPVRGFIKRQDFVEFSLLESIHGVAVRANSDDVTAEVAPDKVILGRPGGLTLSSADVGVERAPVAVRPIFDADEWHKNQTENFSTRLDQLVAAVAAAEGDARTSARVDLARFYLSLGMYTEAKGVLDLVLVDTQPGSEDPVALIVHSVASSLMGRPQQGLKDLANAAVGTNYDSQLWKALAAARLGKWAEAREKFKNVEFAITSLPMDLQRIVVAEAMRASLEVKDYSGAAKRSGDLDVIGIPDAMKPAIAVWRGRLAEALGHDKDALDQYKRAVQSPDRAAATEAKLDEIALKQKRDEISAADALRELEALSVTWRGDALEVRTLEMLARIYADTGRYGESFAVTKTATRLQPNSEIARQGQDAAAALFTQLFLGPKGDDLPPVDALGMFYENRELTPIGRRGDEMIRRLADRLVAVDLLDQASDLLQYQVDKRLEGAARAQVAARLAMVYLTNRKPDRAIAALRSTRIADLSGELRQQRLLLEARAQSDVGRHDLALDIITNINGREAIRLRSDIYWASRRWREASEQIELYYADRWRDFKPLNAVEKSDVIRAVVGYALAEDAIGLARFREKYAPLMSGEADRAAFETASKPANANSAEFAEIAKMAASVDTLDGFLREMKTRFPDNTAHAALPPETQKADPVSTGALPRIIGLTRADAKR, from the coding sequence ATGGCGCCAAGGGCTGCCGCTGGATTTGGGTCGCTAGGCCGCGCCTTCGCGCGGGCGGCCCGGCATTGCCTTGGCGGACCGGTATCGCTTGCAGCCGGCCTGATCCTGATCGGCTTGCTGGTCCCCGGCGCCTGCCGGGCCGAGCCGGTCAGGGGCGAGGCTTCGCTGTCGGCAGGCGGCGGCTTTGCCCGGCTGGTGTTCAGGCTCGCCGAGGACGTCGAATCCGAGGTGACTACCGCCGGCTCGATCCTGATCGTCCGCTTCAAACACCCGGTGGACGTTCCGGTGGATAAATTATCCGACGCGGTGCCGGACTACATCAATTCGGTGCGGCGCGATCCCGACGGCTCGGCGATCCGGCTGTCGCTGGCGCGCCGGGTGACCATCAACACCATGACCGCCGGCGAGCGGGTGTTCGTCGATCTGTTGCCCGACAGCTGGACCGGTCCGCCGCCCGGGCTGCCGATCGAAGTGGTGCGCGAGCTCGCCGAGCGTGCCCGTGTCGCCGAGCGCGCCTTGCGCGTGCAGCGCGCGGCGGCGGAAGCGAAAAAGAAAGCGCCGGTGCGGGTTCGCGCTTTGGTGCAGCCGACCTTCGTGCGCTTCGTGTTCGAGATGCCCGACGGCGTCGGCGTCTCCTCGGTCTTGAACGACCAGAAGCTGACGCTGTTCTTCAGTGCCGCGCTCGCCTTCGATCTGGCGGACGCCAAGGAGGCGGCGCCGGCGAACGTCGCATCGATCACTCAGAAGATCGACGTCGAGACCTCCTCGGTGGAGATATCGTTGATCGGCGATGTCGACGTCCACTCCTTCCGCGAGGAGAAGAACTACATCGTCGATGTCGCATTCCAGCAGGCGGAAAAACCCTCCGCGCTGGCGCCGGCGGCAGACGCCTCGCATGGTTCACCGCCGGCAGCAGCAGCGCCGGCGGCTCCGATGGCAGCCGCGCCGGCAGCTTCCGAGAAGGCCGCCGACGCAGCACAGCCGCCGCGCCCAGCGAGCGAGATCGCGCAGCCGACGTCGGAGGCGATCGCCAAGCAAGCCAATATCGAGATCAAGCCTGAGCGTGCTGCCAACATGCCGCCGGCCGCGGAAATGCCGATCGTTCCGCCGCCATCCGATCCGCCGCCGGCAAAGGAGATGGCGGCTAAAGACACCACCGTAAAAGAGACAGCAGCAAAAGAGGCAGCAGCAAAAGAGACGCCCGCAAAAGAGACGCCTGTAGCAAAAGAGACGCCAGCAAAAGAGAGCCCGCCCGTAGCAGCAGCGCCGCCAAAGGCGACACCTGCAGGATCCGAGACGCCACCGGCAACCAAATCGGGCGGCGGCGCTTCGGTCCACGCGCGTCGCGATAGCGACGGCCTGCGGTTGATGTTTTCCTTTGCCGCCGCAACGCCTGCGGCTTTGTTTCGCCGCGCCGACACCGTGTGGCTGGTGTTCGATTCGACGAAACCGCTCGATATCGAGCCGATCCGCAGCAATGGCGGGTCGATCGTCGCCGACGTCAGCCTGTTGCCGTTGGAAAGAGGCCAGGCGATCCGCATCCGTCTCAACCGGCCGCAAATGCCGTCGCTGACGGGCGACGATCAGGCGGGTGGGGCGACGGACTGGACCGTCACCTTTGCCGATACGATGCAAACGCCGACCCAGCCGCTGGTGGCGGTGCGCAACATCGCCGATCCCGCGCACGCCAGCGTCATTGTGCCGATGGCGAAAGCGGGCCTTCTGCATCGGCTGGTCGATCCGGACGCCGGCGATACCATCCTGGTGGTGACGGCCCCGCCGCCGGTTCGCGGCTTCATCAAGCGGCAGGATTTTGTGGAGTTCTCGCTCCTGGAATCGATCCACGGCGTCGCGGTTCGCGCGAACTCCGACGATGTCACCGCCGAGGTCGCGCCCGACAAGGTCATCCTCGGGCGGCCCGGCGGGCTGACGCTGTCATCGGCCGACGTCGGCGTGGAGCGCGCGCCGGTCGCGGTGCGGCCGATTTTCGACGCCGACGAGTGGCACAAGAACCAGACTGAAAATTTTAGTACGCGATTGGACCAGCTTGTTGCCGCGGTTGCGGCGGCCGAAGGCGATGCGCGCACGTCGGCCCGGGTCGATCTGGCTCGTTTCTATCTGTCGCTCGGCATGTATACCGAAGCCAAGGGCGTTCTCGACCTGGTTCTGGTCGACACCCAGCCGGGGTCGGAGGATCCCGTTGCCCTGATCGTGCACTCGGTCGCTTCCAGCCTGATGGGCCGGCCGCAGCAGGGTTTGAAGGACCTCGCCAATGCGGCGGTCGGGACCAATTACGATTCGCAATTGTGGAAGGCGCTGGCCGCTGCACGGCTCGGCAAATGGGCGGAGGCGCGGGAGAAATTCAAGAACGTCGAATTCGCCATCACCTCGCTGCCGATGGATCTGCAGCGCATCGTGGTGGCGGAGGCGATGCGCGCTTCGCTCGAGGTCAAGGACTACTCCGGCGCAGCCAAGCGCTCCGGAGACCTCGACGTGATCGGCATTCCCGATGCAATGAAGCCGGCGATTGCGGTGTGGCGCGGGCGCCTCGCCGAGGCGCTCGGGCACGACAAGGATGCGCTGGACCAATACAAGCGTGCGGTGCAATCGCCCGATCGGGCCGCTGCGACCGAAGCCAAGCTCGACGAGATCGCGCTCAAGCAGAAGCGCGACGAGATCAGCGCGGCCGACGCGTTGCGCGAGCTGGAGGCGCTTTCGGTGACCTGGCGCGGCGACGCCCTCGAGGTGCGGACGCTGGAAATGCTGGCGCGGATCTACGCCGATACCGGACGCTACGGCGAATCCTTCGCGGTGACCAAGACCGCGACTAGGCTGCAGCCCAATTCGGAAATTGCAAGGCAAGGCCAGGATGCGGCGGCCGCCCTGTTCACCCAGCTCTTTCTCGGCCCGAAGGGCGACGATCTGCCGCCGGTCGACGCGCTCGGGATGTTCTACGAAAACCGTGAATTGACCCCGATCGGGCGGCGCGGCGACGAAATGATCCGCCGCCTTGCGGACCGGCTGGTCGCCGTCGACCTGCTCGACCAGGCGAGCGACCTCCTGCAATATCAGGTCGACAAGAGGCTCGAGGGCGCCGCGCGCGCCCAGGTCGCAGCGCGCCTCGCCATGGTCTATTTGACCAACCGCAAGCCGGATCGCGCCATCGCAGCGCTGCGCTCCACCCGCATCGCCGATCTCTCCGGCGAACTGCGCCAGCAACGGCTGCTGTTGGAGGCGCGGGCGCAAAGCGACGTCGGACGCCATGATCTCGCGCTCGACATCATCACCAATATCAACGGCCGCGAAGCGATCCGGCTGCGCTCCGACATCTACTGGGCGTCGCGGCGCTGGCGTGAGGCGTCCGAGCAGATCGAATTGTACTACGCCGACCGCTGGCGCGATTTCAAACCTCTGAACGCCGTGGAGAAGAGCGACGTGATCCGCGCGGTGGTCGGCTATGCGCTGGCCGAAGACGCCATTGGGCTGGCGCGTTTCCGCGAAAAATACGCGCCACTGATGAGCGGGGAGGCCGACCGCGCCGCGTTCGAGACCGCGAGCAAGCCGGCCAACGCCAACAGCGCCGAGTTCGCCGAGATCGCCAAGATGGCCGCCAGCGTCGATACGCTCGACGGCTTCCTGCGTGAAATGAAGACCCGTTTCCCCGACAACACCGCGCACGCGGCGCTGCCGCCGGAGACGCAAAAGGCCGATCCGGTCTCGACCGGCGCGCTGCCGAGGATCATCGGCCTGACGCGCGCTGACGCAAAAAGGTAG
- a CDS encoding type II toxin-antitoxin system HigB family toxin — translation MTPLSAAGVGYPIAAAPVRPASIIGLAPANPEPRLFEANIKGNDYRLVVAADFDKGIVWIKWIGLGLSAEVLIRPSRKNAA, via the coding sequence ATGACTCCTTTATCGGCAGCCGGCGTCGGATATCCTATCGCTGCCGCCCCGGTTCGGCCAGCGAGCATCATCGGGCTGGCGCCGGCGAATCCGGAGCCACGCCTTTTCGAGGCGAATATCAAAGGGAACGACTATCGTTTGGTCGTGGCCGCTGACTTCGACAAGGGTATTGTGTGGATCAAGTGGATTGGCCTCGGTCTCTCTGCAGAAGTGCTGATCCGGCCGAGCCGAAAAAACGCGGCGTGA
- a CDS encoding Bug family tripartite tricarboxylate transporter substrate binding protein: protein MMKLPFASLILAAALSAPFTAIAGDWPDRPVHFIVPFPAGGSTDVAARVVGDYLSHALGQQVVVENKSGANGNIGIEYVAKSSPDGYTILIGTDAVSSNPHVYKMDVDPLKDLLPVVELSRQPIALAANPSLGVTTLSELTKLVKQQPGMGFATGSGAGSPQAMLGLWYAKLAGIKLEQVPYRGGGQAINDLVAGHIKLGSLGTTPLVPYNKNGGLILLAQSTATRSPALPNVPTFQEAGIDGLVMDQRIGMFVPAGTPAAIASRLNAEVNTALRDEKVRKFFTDQAQEPTGGTVEQYTHQVREDSEKYRRLVKELDVKVE, encoded by the coding sequence ATGATGAAGTTGCCTTTTGCAAGCTTGATCCTGGCCGCCGCGCTCTCGGCTCCTTTCACAGCCATCGCCGGAGATTGGCCCGATCGCCCCGTTCACTTCATCGTTCCGTTTCCGGCCGGGGGGTCAACCGATGTGGCCGCGCGTGTCGTTGGCGATTATTTGTCCCACGCGCTTGGCCAGCAAGTCGTGGTCGAAAACAAGTCGGGCGCCAACGGCAACATTGGGATCGAGTATGTCGCGAAAAGTTCGCCCGACGGTTACACCATCCTGATCGGGACGGACGCGGTCAGCAGTAATCCTCATGTCTATAAAATGGATGTCGATCCCTTAAAGGACCTGCTCCCGGTGGTCGAGCTTTCGCGCCAGCCCATCGCTCTGGCGGCAAATCCCTCGCTGGGCGTCACCACACTGTCTGAATTGACAAAGCTGGTAAAACAACAGCCCGGCATGGGCTTCGCAACCGGGAGCGGCGCCGGCTCGCCCCAGGCCATGCTCGGACTGTGGTACGCCAAGCTCGCCGGCATCAAGCTCGAACAAGTGCCGTACCGGGGCGGCGGTCAGGCCATCAACGATCTCGTCGCCGGGCATATCAAACTCGGCTCGCTCGGAACGACGCCCCTTGTGCCCTATAACAAGAACGGTGGCCTCATCCTGCTGGCGCAGTCGACGGCGACAAGGTCGCCGGCGCTGCCGAATGTGCCGACGTTCCAGGAAGCCGGCATCGACGGGCTTGTGATGGACCAGCGGATCGGAATGTTCGTGCCGGCCGGCACGCCGGCCGCGATCGCCTCGCGTCTCAACGCTGAGGTGAACACGGCGTTGCGCGACGAAAAGGTCCGAAAATTCTTCACCGATCAGGCGCAAGAACCTACCGGCGGCACGGTCGAACAATACACGCATCAAGTGCGGGAAGATTCTGAAAAATACCGGCGGCTGGTCAAGGAGCTTGATGTGAAGGTGGAGTGA
- a CDS encoding helix-turn-helix domain-containing protein has protein sequence MTIQFEKLKARLLANPKVKAEYEALAPEFEIAAELLRARLRAGLSQAELAVRMGTSQSTIARLENGQTLPSTKTLLRYAKATGSRFRVRLSAA, from the coding sequence ATGACAATCCAATTCGAAAAGCTCAAGGCCCGTCTGCTGGCTAACCCCAAGGTCAAGGCTGAATATGAAGCGCTCGCCCCGGAGTTTGAGATTGCCGCCGAGCTACTTAGGGCTCGCCTGCGGGCAGGCCTCTCCCAAGCCGAACTCGCGGTCCGAATGGGCACCAGCCAGTCCACCATCGCCCGACTTGAAAACGGTCAAACGCTTCCGAGCACCAAGACACTCCTGCGCTACGCCAAGGCAACCGGCAGCAGATTCCGCGTGCGTCTATCGGCGGCTTGA
- a CDS encoding type II toxin-antitoxin system RelE/ParE family toxin: MPWRVEILDETVAAEIAALPADMQARFLRLAERIASAGLESLSEPHVKHLEGKLWELRLTGRDGIARALYVTAIGRRVVVVRAFVKKTQRTPREEIELALRRAKEIT, from the coding sequence GTGCCCTGGCGCGTCGAAATCCTCGACGAGACCGTCGCCGCAGAAATCGCCGCCCTTCCGGCCGACATGCAGGCGCGATTTCTGCGTCTCGCCGAGCGCATCGCGTCGGCCGGGCTGGAAAGTCTAAGCGAACCGCATGTGAAGCATCTGGAAGGGAAGCTATGGGAACTGCGGCTGACAGGCCGCGATGGAATTGCCCGTGCGCTTTATGTCACGGCGATCGGCCGCAGAGTCGTCGTGGTCCGCGCATTCGTGAAGAAGACGCAAAGAACGCCGCGAGAGGAAATCGAACTTGCGCTGCGGCGCGCAAAGGAAATCACATGA
- a CDS encoding DUF3592 domain-containing protein yields the protein MLSANALLWTRIGALVAFLIAANLVYALWKARRQASSIRQWLIVPGEIIACEVTAPKVHTSDEETDCSVNLRYRYRVGLKDFEGSHIHAGREAMTTRLLAEQTAAKYPVGSRVDVHYRENHPATSVLEPKDPRSLSALIAFLALFAWIALVLVVHSIAGHVLLLRDGGVPFFALMLPIGCTVIGILGLRSYLQTRRKLQSSAKWPTAAGTITDSEVIESQNTETDDKGRETVNTEYRVDIRFAYKVGLREFHSSNWKWGWTAIYRNREKPEKIVAAHPAGKSVQVFYDPNEPATAVLEPANPQGTFVQFVFSFVFGGGGLLMFWVLSKLGEGG from the coding sequence ATGCTTTCGGCCAACGCCTTGCTGTGGACCCGCATCGGCGCGTTGGTGGCGTTTTTGATTGCTGCAAATCTTGTCTACGCGCTGTGGAAAGCGCGGCGTCAGGCATCGTCGATCCGACAATGGCTGATCGTTCCCGGTGAGATCATCGCCTGCGAGGTCACGGCTCCCAAGGTCCATACCTCCGACGAAGAGACCGATTGCAGCGTCAACCTCCGCTACCGCTATCGCGTTGGCCTTAAGGATTTTGAGGGCTCGCATATCCATGCCGGCCGCGAGGCAATGACAACGCGCCTGCTCGCCGAACAAACGGCGGCCAAGTACCCGGTCGGCAGCCGGGTCGATGTTCACTACCGGGAAAACCACCCCGCGACCTCCGTGCTGGAACCGAAAGACCCTCGCAGCCTTTCGGCCCTCATCGCATTCCTGGCGTTATTTGCGTGGATCGCCTTGGTGCTGGTGGTGCATTCGATCGCCGGCCACGTCTTGCTGCTGCGGGACGGCGGCGTGCCATTTTTCGCGCTCATGCTGCCGATCGGCTGCACCGTGATCGGCATTCTCGGTTTGCGCAGTTACCTGCAGACGCGCCGCAAACTTCAATCGAGTGCAAAGTGGCCGACGGCCGCCGGCACGATCACGGATTCGGAAGTGATCGAGTCCCAGAACACGGAAACCGACGACAAGGGCCGCGAGACCGTCAATACCGAATATCGGGTGGACATTCGTTTCGCCTACAAGGTGGGCTTGCGCGAATTCCATTCCAGCAACTGGAAATGGGGATGGACCGCGATTTACAGGAACCGTGAGAAGCCGGAAAAGATCGTGGCGGCGCATCCGGCCGGCAAATCCGTCCAGGTCTTTTACGATCCGAACGAGCCCGCAACCGCCGTGCTCGAGCCGGCCAACCCGCAGGGCACCTTCGTGCAGTTCGTCTTCAGCTTTGTCTTCGGCGGCGGCGGGCTGCTGATGTTCTGGGTACTCTCCAAGCTGGGCGAAGGTGGTTGA
- a CDS encoding YodC family protein: MTVFKSGDLVVLKSGGPTMTVDTVNTDIFDDDKITGVLCVWFVGDKLQRVRFDHQAIEPAPLQKTPLAEAAPAAKKAPPAEPTGEYQAVLDDMVDAMNPPAEAAASRTALRKPKPAQASKRGTVSGPTIVAGVGGSTIG, translated from the coding sequence ATGACCGTTTTCAAGTCCGGCGATCTCGTTGTGCTGAAATCGGGCGGCCCGACCATGACGGTCGACACCGTCAACACCGATATTTTTGACGACGACAAGATCACCGGCGTGCTCTGCGTCTGGTTTGTGGGCGATAAGCTTCAGCGAGTGCGGTTCGACCACCAGGCGATCGAGCCCGCGCCATTGCAAAAGACTCCTCTCGCAGAGGCTGCTCCTGCCGCTAAGAAAGCGCCTCCGGCAGAGCCCACCGGAGAGTACCAGGCAGTGCTGGATGACATGGTCGACGCCATGAACCCGCCGGCCGAAGCTGCGGCCTCGCGAACAGCCCTGAGAAAGCCAAAACCGGCGCAGGCTTCCAAGCGCGGCACCGTCTCGGGTCCGACGATTGTCGCGGGCGTTGGGGGCTCGACCATCGGATAG
- a CDS encoding division plane positioning ATPase MipZ, translated as MLVQARPGQSGSAHVIVLGNEKGGSGKSTIALLIVVALLKAGQRVATVDLDCRQRSFTRYIENRRAWAGRTGLALELPRHCSIDLGGSMQIADNEAAEFAQFSAAVSAVERSYDFVVIDTPGSDSYLMRLAHAMADTLVTPMNDSFMDFDVLGAMDPESYVVTGESHYAEMVRDVRRKRRQLDGSSTDWIVVRNRLSMHGSRNKQLVADGLHDLSLRLGFRSIDGLAERAVYREFFPRGLTALDDLDRVTLGTRPSPVHMAARKEVTSLLSQLKLPLDERGRRRAANRAEWFAQVDKPLRTLDMIEA; from the coding sequence ATGTTGGTACAGGCGAGGCCTGGGCAATCCGGGTCGGCACACGTCATTGTGTTGGGTAACGAAAAGGGCGGATCGGGCAAGTCGACCATTGCACTTCTTATCGTCGTCGCACTGCTCAAGGCCGGCCAGCGCGTCGCCACCGTCGACCTCGACTGCCGGCAGCGGAGTTTTACCCGCTATATCGAAAACCGGCGCGCATGGGCCGGGCGCACTGGACTTGCTCTTGAACTTCCACGGCATTGCAGCATCGATCTCGGCGGCAGCATGCAGATCGCCGACAACGAGGCTGCGGAATTTGCCCAATTCTCGGCGGCCGTCAGCGCGGTCGAGCGGTCTTACGATTTTGTCGTCATCGACACACCCGGCAGCGATAGCTATCTGATGCGGCTGGCGCATGCGATGGCGGATACGCTTGTCACCCCGATGAACGATAGTTTTATGGATTTTGACGTTCTGGGAGCCATGGACCCCGAATCCTATGTCGTGACCGGCGAGAGCCACTACGCCGAAATGGTGCGCGATGTCAGACGCAAGCGCCGCCAGCTTGACGGCTCGAGCACGGACTGGATCGTGGTCCGCAACCGATTGTCGATGCACGGCTCACGCAACAAACAACTTGTGGCCGACGGCCTCCACGATTTGTCGTTGCGGCTGGGCTTCCGCTCCATCGATGGTCTTGCCGAACGCGCGGTTTACCGCGAATTTTTTCCGCGCGGGCTGACCGCGCTGGACGATCTCGACCGGGTGACGCTCGGCACGCGTCCAAGCCCTGTCCACATGGCGGCGCGCAAGGAGGTGACCTCCCTGCTCAGCCAGCTGAAACTTCCGCTCGACGAGCGCGGCCGCCGCCGTGCCGCCAACCGGGCCGAATGGTTTGCCCAGGTCGACAAGCCTCTCAGAACCCTCGACATGATTGAAGCATGA